One Verrucomicrobiia bacterium DNA segment encodes these proteins:
- a CDS encoding NosD domain-containing protein — translation MTSLAATLVVTNTHDAGPGSLRQAILDANATSGPNSIVFSIAGRGVQTICPASSLPALSSAIVLDGMTQPGSSRGLLIELNGALAGNCPGLRLSAGTCTIRGLVINGFSGGGIHVAACGNNVIQGNYIGTAASGTTSKSNGLEGIWLDNSSDNLIGGTNSAQGNLISGNRDAGIYLLNGSGNCVQGNWVGTTWGGAGPLANANNGIVIYNSASNCIGGPAAGAGNTIAGNRGSGVYLIGAGAAGNRVQGNKIGMTANSGFPAANSADGITIFQAVSNLVGGTHSGEGNLISGNGQAGILLFGSNANIIQGNFIGTDSTGKTPVPNNFAGISTLEAAGNQIGGAEPGARNVISGNRQDGIFFATNSAGNVVAGNFIGVDVTGTNAVPNLYNGVTFAAAGSNDLGGAAPGLGNLISGNANYGVQLLADDKGETVQGNFIGTDWSGLRRVSNGLCGIRLESSDNLIGGDAAQAGNIISGNGQDGVILIGRGATHNRLDGNWIGAAADGASPLGNGRAGIGISGAPGNLIGGTSPGAGNLVSANHDAGIYLIGSDAVGNELQGNRIGTDATGGMALGNALEGIYAEGVSKTIIGGASIGDGNVISANHTRGIYLVNASWTSIQGNFIGTTIDGTAGLGNAFHNVEIESGSSNNLIGGAAEAGNWIAFAQGIFAGLRIRNGSANNRISANYIFDNGGLGIDLGPAGINANDPCDLDNGANQLQNFPLLSGAVADRVTVVRGTLNSTPNRALLIEFYASETCDGLGNGEGQVYLGDAMVLTDQNCAASFVVPLSAQVPIGYMLTATATDLDGNTSEFSPCIRVEPMPSLELALLDDGRVRLAWTNTARDFQLMKATSLAPPIEWLSVTNSRSDTVGQFILVLPLQPNNCFYTLDFK, via the coding sequence ATGACCAGTTTGGCAGCGACATTGGTAGTGACGAATACCCATGACGCTGGGCCAGGCTCGCTGCGGCAAGCAATTCTGGATGCCAATGCTACCAGTGGACCCAACAGCATTGTCTTCAGTATCGCCGGGCGAGGTGTGCAAACCATTTGCCCGGCATCATCTCTGCCCGCGCTGTCGTCTGCGATAGTGCTCGATGGCATGACTCAGCCCGGATCGAGTCGCGGCTTGCTCATCGAGTTGAATGGCGCATTGGCCGGTAATTGTCCCGGTCTGCGGCTTAGCGCCGGCACCTGCACTATTCGAGGGTTGGTAATCAACGGATTCTCCGGAGGGGGGATACACGTTGCGGCCTGCGGGAACAATGTCATCCAGGGGAATTACATTGGGACTGCGGCCTCTGGAACCACCAGCAAAAGCAACGGGCTGGAAGGCATTTGGCTCGATAATTCCTCGGACAATCTCATCGGCGGAACCAACAGCGCCCAAGGCAATCTCATTTCGGGCAACCGCGATGCGGGAATCTACCTGCTCAACGGCAGCGGAAACTGCGTGCAGGGCAATTGGGTCGGGACAACATGGGGCGGTGCAGGGCCATTGGCAAACGCGAATAACGGCATTGTGATTTATAACTCGGCAAGCAACTGCATTGGTGGACCCGCCGCCGGGGCTGGGAACACCATCGCGGGCAACCGGGGCAGTGGAGTTTACCTGATAGGAGCCGGAGCGGCGGGAAATAGGGTGCAGGGGAATAAGATCGGCATGACTGCCAATTCTGGCTTTCCTGCGGCCAATTCGGCTGACGGAATCACCATTTTCCAGGCAGTGAGCAATCTGGTCGGCGGCACCCATTCAGGCGAAGGGAACCTGATTTCAGGAAACGGCCAGGCTGGCATCCTTCTGTTCGGTAGCAACGCGAACATTATCCAAGGCAACTTTATCGGAACCGATTCGACAGGCAAAACTCCAGTGCCGAACAATTTTGCCGGAATTTCAACTCTGGAAGCAGCGGGCAACCAGATAGGCGGCGCCGAACCCGGCGCCCGGAATGTCATCTCCGGGAACCGGCAGGACGGAATCTTTTTCGCCACAAACAGTGCTGGGAATGTCGTTGCGGGCAATTTCATCGGGGTTGATGTGACCGGGACCAACGCGGTGCCGAATCTGTATAATGGCGTCACGTTCGCCGCGGCTGGCTCGAACGACCTTGGCGGAGCAGCCCCCGGCCTGGGCAACCTAATTTCCGGCAATGCAAATTACGGCGTCCAACTTCTTGCCGACGACAAAGGCGAGACGGTCCAAGGCAACTTTATTGGGACGGATTGGAGCGGGCTTCGGCGGGTTTCCAACGGCCTCTGCGGCATCCGCCTGGAATCGTCTGACAATTTGATCGGTGGGGATGCCGCGCAAGCCGGAAACATTATCTCGGGCAACGGCCAGGACGGAGTCATTTTGATCGGTCGAGGGGCCACCCACAACCGGCTCGATGGAAATTGGATTGGCGCCGCCGCCGATGGGGCAAGCCCGCTGGGCAATGGGCGGGCCGGAATTGGCATTTCGGGTGCGCCTGGGAATCTTATTGGTGGGACTAGCCCTGGCGCGGGCAATCTGGTTTCAGCCAATCATGATGCGGGGATTTACCTGATTGGCAGTGATGCCGTGGGCAATGAGCTGCAAGGAAACCGAATCGGGACCGATGCCACAGGAGGAATGGCTCTGGGTAACGCGCTCGAGGGCATTTATGCTGAAGGCGTATCGAAGACGATTATCGGCGGAGCTTCAATCGGGGACGGCAATGTCATCTCGGCCAACCATACTCGTGGCATTTATTTGGTCAACGCGTCCTGGACCAGCATCCAAGGAAATTTCATCGGGACAACAATCGATGGAACTGCTGGCTTAGGCAATGCCTTCCATAATGTCGAAATTGAATCCGGCTCGAGCAACAACCTCATCGGTGGCGCGGCGGAGGCGGGCAATTGGATAGCATTCGCCCAAGGCATCTTTGCCGGGTTGCGAATTCGCAACGGCAGCGCCAATAACCGGATCAGTGCTAATTATATCTTCGACAATGGCGGTTTGGGAATTGACCTCGGACCGGCAGGGATAAACGCCAATGACCCTTGTGATCTCGATAACGGGGCCAACCAACTACAGAATTTCCCCCTTTTGTCGGGAGCTGTGGCCGATCGAGTCACTGTCGTGCGCGGCACTCTCAATAGCACGCCCAATCGTGCTTTGCTCATCGAGTTTTACGCCAGTGAGACTTGCGATGGCTTAGGGAACGGAGAAGGCCAAGTCTATCTGGGAGATGCGATGGTGCTTACAGACCAAAATTGCGCAGCCAGTTTTGTCGTGCCCTTGTCTGCTCAAGTTCCCATTGGTTACATGCTAACGGCAACGGCAACCGACCTGGACGGGAATACATCCGAGTTCTCCCCTTGCATCCGCGTCGAGCCGATGCCCAGCCTGGAGCTGGCCTTGTTAGACGATGGCCGCGTGCGCCTGGCCTGGACCAATACCGCCAGGGACTTTCAACTCATGAAGGCCACCAGCCTCGCCCCTCCCATTGAATGGCTCAGCGTCACTAACTCCCGGTCCGACACCGTCGGCCAATTCATCCTGGTGTTGCCGCTGCAGCCCAACAATTGCTTTTACACGCTGGATTTTAAGTAA
- the xseB gene encoding exodeoxyribonuclease VII small subunit, protein MSSAPKNAGPNNPAQTENLPFEQALKKLEAIVEDMETNELPLDTLLARYQEGTLLAKICQNKLAEAEVKIQVLEKKEPGPPQLKPFPGPKGD, encoded by the coding sequence GTGTCCAGTGCTCCTAAGAACGCGGGTCCCAACAACCCCGCACAAACTGAGAACCTGCCTTTCGAACAGGCCCTCAAGAAACTCGAGGCCATCGTCGAAGACATGGAAACCAATGAATTGCCCCTCGATACCCTCCTGGCACGTTACCAGGAAGGCACGCTCTTAGCCAAGATCTGCCAAAACAAACTCGCCGAGGCCGAGGTCAAAATCCAGGTGCTCGAGAAAAAAGAACCCGGCCCACCACAACTCAAACCTTTCCCAGGCCCCAAGGGCGATTAA
- the dxs gene encoding 1-deoxy-D-xylulose-5-phosphate synthase: protein MGQFLQTLDNPAQVKKLSLDQLLKLAEEIRQELIATLARNGGHLGPNLGVVELTLALHCVFSTPKDKFIWDVSHQAYVHKLLTGRRARFPSIRSTGGLCGFALRSESEHDCYGAAHAGTALSAALGFCAARDQRASSEHVVAIFGDAALTNGISFEALNNIAHTTKRFIGILNDNEWSIAKNVGAISSYLNKLITHPSYTKLAKDFERFLRRLPKGEVALKLAHKAEEGFKSALTEVALQPNPAVMESDGRGGYGSSLIFEEMGIRYLGPIDGHNLPLVISTLEFAKTCEQPIVIHVLTKKGKGFDAALKNPEKFHGLGPYDVATGATLPAKPGAPPNWQDVFGQTMVRLCQKNDRVVGITAAMPSGTSLKLLEKAMPNRYYDVGIAEEHAVLFACGMAAMGFHPVCAIYSTFLQRAYDCIVHDAALQDLPVTFCMDRAGLSAQDGPTHHGLFDIAYLRHVPNCILMAPKDEDELADMMFTATQQPHPAFIRYPRGPAEGVPIKELPQILQIGKAELIHGFQNNGGRKVALFPLGNMMRLGRQTASILAAEGYDVALVNPRFAKPLDAGATEFFARSADVLVTFEDHVLMGGYGSAVLEFLNQKRISLPVVQIGWPDQFIEHASTVEDLRRKYGLTAESAADKVRAEFANGAPVRESVVA, encoded by the coding sequence ATGGGCCAATTCCTGCAAACGCTCGATAACCCGGCGCAGGTCAAAAAACTGTCCCTCGACCAGTTGCTGAAACTGGCCGAGGAAATCCGCCAGGAACTCATCGCCACACTGGCCCGCAACGGCGGCCACCTGGGCCCTAACCTCGGCGTCGTCGAACTCACCCTGGCCCTCCACTGCGTCTTCTCCACCCCCAAAGACAAGTTCATCTGGGATGTCAGCCACCAGGCCTACGTCCATAAACTCCTCACCGGTCGCCGCGCCCGCTTCCCCTCCATTCGCAGCACCGGCGGCCTCTGCGGCTTTGCACTCCGCTCCGAAAGCGAACACGATTGCTACGGCGCCGCACACGCCGGCACCGCCCTCTCCGCCGCCCTCGGCTTCTGCGCCGCCCGCGACCAGCGCGCCTCCTCTGAACACGTCGTCGCTATCTTCGGCGACGCCGCTCTCACCAATGGCATCTCCTTTGAAGCCCTCAATAATATCGCCCATACCACCAAACGCTTCATCGGCATCCTCAACGATAACGAATGGAGCATCGCCAAAAACGTCGGCGCCATCTCAAGCTACCTCAACAAGCTCATCACACACCCCTCCTACACCAAATTGGCCAAAGACTTCGAACGCTTCCTCCGCCGCCTCCCCAAAGGCGAGGTCGCCCTCAAACTCGCACACAAGGCCGAGGAAGGCTTCAAAAGCGCCCTCACCGAAGTCGCCCTCCAGCCCAACCCTGCCGTCATGGAATCCGACGGCCGCGGCGGCTACGGCAGCAGCCTCATCTTCGAGGAAATGGGCATCCGCTATTTAGGACCTATCGACGGACACAACCTCCCTCTGGTCATCTCCACCCTCGAATTCGCCAAAACCTGCGAGCAGCCCATCGTCATCCATGTCCTGACCAAAAAGGGCAAAGGCTTCGACGCCGCCCTCAAAAACCCCGAGAAATTCCACGGCCTCGGCCCCTACGACGTCGCCACCGGCGCTACCTTGCCCGCCAAACCCGGCGCCCCACCCAACTGGCAGGATGTCTTCGGCCAAACCATGGTCCGCCTTTGCCAAAAAAATGACCGCGTCGTTGGCATCACCGCCGCCATGCCCAGCGGCACCAGCCTCAAGCTCCTCGAAAAGGCCATGCCCAACCGCTATTACGATGTCGGCATCGCCGAAGAACACGCCGTCCTCTTCGCCTGCGGCATGGCCGCCATGGGCTTCCACCCCGTCTGCGCCATCTACTCCACCTTCCTCCAGCGCGCCTACGATTGCATCGTCCACGATGCCGCCCTCCAGGACCTCCCCGTCACCTTCTGCATGGACCGCGCCGGCCTCTCCGCTCAGGACGGCCCCACCCACCACGGCCTGTTCGACATCGCCTACCTCCGCCATGTCCCTAACTGCATCCTCATGGCCCCTAAAGATGAAGATGAACTGGCCGACATGATGTTCACCGCCACTCAACAGCCCCATCCCGCCTTCATCCGCTACCCCCGCGGCCCGGCCGAAGGCGTACCCATCAAGGAACTCCCCCAAATCCTCCAAATCGGCAAAGCCGAACTCATCCACGGCTTCCAAAACAACGGCGGCCGCAAAGTCGCCCTCTTCCCACTGGGCAACATGATGCGCCTCGGACGCCAGACCGCCTCCATCCTCGCCGCCGAGGGCTACGACGTCGCGCTCGTCAACCCGCGTTTCGCCAAACCCCTCGACGCCGGAGCCACCGAGTTCTTTGCCCGCTCCGCCGACGTCCTCGTCACCTTCGAAGACCACGTCCTCATGGGCGGCTATGGAAGCGCCGTGTTGGAATTCCTCAACCAAAAACGCATCTCCCTGCCCGTCGTTCAAATCGGCTGGCCCGACCAATTCATCGAACACGCCTCCACCGTCGAAGACCTCCGCCGCAAATACGGCCTCACCGCCGAGTCCGCCGCCGACAAAGTCCGCGCCGAATTCGCCAACGGCGCCCCCGTCCGCGAAAGCGTCGTGGCCTAG
- the cobA gene encoding uroporphyrinogen-III C-methyltransferase, giving the protein MKSNAMVYLVGAGPGDAGLLTLRGAELLGRADVVVYDALVNAELLALAPASAEIIYGGKRARDHAIPQPQLNQLLIDKARQGKTVVRLKGGDPYVFGRGGEEAEQLADAGVPFEVVPGVSSFVAVPNYAGVPLTHRDFCSKLTLITGHEDPAKEASHIDWAQVARTPGTKVIMMGTDRIGQIAETLVGHGMNAATPVAMVRWGTTGRQQSIEGTLGTIAQVAANTKIGPPTVAVIGEVVKLRSKLNWFEQRPLFGRRVVVTRSKEQAPQLSRRLQELGAETLEIPTIKIEPPSKPQGLVDALLELNSYDWLVFTSPNGVTRFFDYFFRHFHDMRDIGGARIAAIGPATAGKLKELHLQVDLMPDDALASSIAEAFAEYESVENLKICLLRAEVANRELPAALEAMGAIVDDIAIYRTAPDTADPGGAAARLLESGADWITFTSASTVEHFHARFELPQLLKKFPQLKVASIGPETSAALAALGLKPAVEAKSHTIPGLVDCLVALCKAKRSI; this is encoded by the coding sequence TTGAAATCAAACGCCATGGTTTATCTGGTTGGCGCTGGACCCGGTGACGCCGGCCTGCTGACGCTGCGCGGAGCCGAGTTGCTCGGGCGGGCCGACGTCGTCGTGTACGACGCTTTGGTTAATGCGGAGCTGCTCGCCCTGGCCCCGGCGTCCGCCGAAATCATTTACGGCGGCAAACGCGCCCGCGACCATGCGATCCCACAGCCGCAACTCAATCAGTTGCTCATCGATAAGGCGCGCCAGGGCAAAACTGTCGTGCGCCTCAAGGGCGGGGACCCCTACGTTTTTGGACGCGGCGGCGAAGAAGCCGAACAACTGGCCGATGCGGGCGTTCCTTTTGAAGTTGTGCCCGGGGTGTCTTCCTTTGTTGCTGTGCCCAATTATGCCGGGGTCCCCCTCACTCACCGGGATTTTTGTTCGAAGTTGACCCTGATCACCGGCCACGAAGACCCGGCCAAGGAGGCCTCCCATATCGATTGGGCGCAGGTTGCAAGGACCCCGGGCACAAAGGTCATCATGATGGGGACAGACCGGATAGGCCAAATTGCCGAAACTCTCGTTGGGCATGGGATGAACGCCGCGACGCCCGTGGCCATGGTGCGCTGGGGCACTACTGGCCGGCAGCAGTCTATTGAGGGGACGCTGGGCACCATCGCCCAGGTCGCCGCCAACACCAAGATCGGCCCCCCGACCGTCGCGGTAATCGGCGAGGTGGTCAAACTGCGCTCCAAACTCAACTGGTTCGAGCAGCGCCCTCTCTTTGGGCGGCGCGTGGTGGTGACGCGCTCGAAGGAACAGGCCCCTCAACTCTCGCGCCGGCTCCAGGAACTGGGCGCGGAGACACTCGAAATCCCCACTATTAAAATCGAGCCGCCTTCCAAGCCGCAGGGTTTGGTCGATGCCCTTCTCGAACTGAACTCTTACGACTGGCTGGTTTTCACAAGCCCCAACGGGGTCACAAGGTTTTTTGATTATTTTTTCAGGCACTTTCATGATATGCGCGACATCGGCGGGGCGCGCATTGCGGCCATTGGCCCAGCCACCGCCGGCAAGCTCAAAGAGTTGCATCTCCAGGTGGACTTGATGCCGGACGATGCGCTGGCCTCCTCGATTGCGGAAGCCTTTGCCGAATACGAGAGCGTCGAGAATCTCAAAATCTGCCTGCTGCGCGCTGAGGTCGCCAACCGCGAACTGCCCGCAGCGCTCGAAGCCATGGGTGCTATAGTGGATGACATCGCCATTTATCGCACGGCGCCCGATACGGCGGATCCTGGAGGCGCCGCTGCCCGGCTGCTGGAAAGCGGCGCTGACTGGATTACCTTCACCAGCGCCTCAACCGTTGAACATTTTCACGCCCGGTTCGAGTTGCCGCAATTGCTGAAGAAGTTTCCCCAGTTAAAAGTGGCCTCCATCGGTCCGGAAACCTCGGCGGCCCTGGCGGCCCTGGGCCTCAAGCCTGCCGTCGAAGCCAAGTCCCACACCATCCCGGGCCTGGTGGACTGCCTGGTTGCTTTGTGTAAAGCGAAACGGTCCATTTGA
- a CDS encoding DUF6515 family protein: MNAVKSNPTNPRVASLPAARKSSRRLIAFWLRTLVILLAMAQAQAQWGSIRGNNRSAPQRSAPASRAPGRAPAARAPSSRPAFNRQEERGRSPVVPEGRRPAIAEGRRPEPERRPEEERHFEGGGAVARGPEVEGGYEPRIRDFDEERRHGYYWNNYSLGAVLGAVPAGYVPLYVGGNPYDYYQGVYYQPSSSGYIVVTPPLGAVVPQPPPGAEAIPVGPTVYYYAAGAFYLQEPQGFVVVAPPPGIIITYLPPGAVPVNINGAIYYQADGAYFLAVMQNGVTVYETVQP; encoded by the coding sequence ATGAATGCCGTTAAAAGCAATCCAACGAACCCGCGCGTTGCTTCGCTGCCGGCGGCGAGGAAATCGAGCCGGCGTTTAATCGCGTTCTGGCTCAGGACGCTGGTAATCCTGCTTGCGATGGCGCAGGCGCAGGCGCAGTGGGGCAGCATTCGCGGCAATAACCGCAGCGCTCCGCAACGTTCCGCCCCCGCCAGCCGCGCTCCGGGTAGGGCGCCCGCCGCGCGCGCGCCGAGTTCGCGCCCGGCTTTCAATCGTCAGGAAGAGCGCGGGCGCAGCCCTGTTGTCCCAGAAGGGCGCAGGCCCGCCATCGCCGAAGGCCGGCGGCCCGAGCCTGAGAGGAGACCCGAAGAGGAGCGCCATTTCGAAGGAGGCGGCGCGGTCGCCCGAGGGCCTGAAGTTGAGGGAGGATACGAGCCGCGTATCCGGGATTTCGACGAGGAGCGCCGGCACGGCTATTATTGGAACAATTATTCGCTCGGAGCCGTGCTGGGAGCGGTCCCCGCCGGCTACGTCCCGCTTTACGTCGGCGGGAACCCTTATGATTATTATCAGGGCGTTTATTATCAACCCTCCTCCTCCGGGTACATCGTCGTAACTCCACCCCTCGGGGCGGTCGTTCCCCAACCACCCCCGGGGGCCGAAGCCATTCCGGTCGGACCAACGGTGTATTATTACGCGGCGGGTGCTTTTTACTTGCAGGAGCCCCAGGGCTTCGTCGTAGTGGCGCCGCCCCCGGGGATTATTATCACCTACCTGCCTCCGGGCGCGGTGCCCGTCAACATTAACGGGGCCATTTATTATCAGGCTGACGGAGCGTACTTCCTGGCTGTGATGCAGAACGGCGTGACCGTGTACGAAACCGTCCAGCCCTGA
- a CDS encoding DUF2092 domain-containing protein, producing MKTLFWISVGLLCGMSGAKAQDQTNIAPRAEEVLRAACQYMAQAPYFGLTAEVWREHINPEGEKLQFTRQVELQVKRPNGLHMNIHSSYVQRQFWYDGKSLTVLDGKRNFYSTAPMPPSLDAALDTIHDEYGIDLPLMDLALSDPYANAIAKVRKGMYFGLSAAMGFSCHHLAFVQDNIDWQVWIQDGPQPLIRKFVITQKNEPGQPEFTALITQWDMSDRISDAAFAFEAPEGALKIPMRKDVAQQQAAATGTQQESSAGAQTK from the coding sequence ATGAAAACTTTATTCTGGATCAGCGTCGGCCTCCTGTGTGGAATGAGTGGCGCAAAAGCGCAGGATCAAACCAATATTGCCCCACGGGCTGAGGAGGTCCTTCGGGCCGCCTGCCAATACATGGCCCAAGCCCCCTATTTCGGCCTGACAGCCGAGGTCTGGCGCGAACACATCAATCCCGAAGGCGAAAAGCTCCAATTCACCCGCCAGGTGGAACTTCAAGTCAAACGACCCAATGGGCTGCACATGAATATCCACTCATCCTACGTCCAGCGGCAATTCTGGTATGACGGCAAGTCTCTCACGGTGCTGGATGGGAAGCGAAATTTTTACAGCACCGCGCCGATGCCCCCCAGTTTGGACGCCGCTCTGGACACCATCCACGATGAGTATGGGATTGACCTGCCGTTAATGGACCTGGCACTGAGCGACCCCTACGCCAACGCCATCGCCAAGGTGCGCAAAGGAATGTACTTCGGCTTGTCCGCTGCCATGGGCTTTAGTTGCCATCACCTGGCCTTTGTCCAGGATAACATTGATTGGCAGGTTTGGATTCAGGACGGACCCCAACCGCTGATTCGCAAATTCGTTATCACGCAGAAAAATGAGCCCGGCCAGCCTGAATTCACGGCTTTGATTACCCAATGGGATATGTCGGACCGCATTTCTGACGCCGCATTTGCGTTTGAGGCGCCTGAAGGCGCGCTGAAAATCCCAATGCGAAAAGACGTCGCCCAGCAACAAGCCGCAGCGACTGGCACGCAGCAGGAGTCATCAGCCGGAGCGCAAACAAAATAA
- a CDS encoding GMC family oxidoreductase has translation MAFITSSKTKPSYDVIVVGSGAAGGQSAYVLAMAGLKVLMLEAGRKYDPVMETPMFNTSHQAPLGEAGTPDKPFGFYDATVGGGWTVPKEPYLVKRSRRGPGWHEATDSEVGCTDQNFMWWRPRMLGGRTNHWGRIALRMGPYDFKPRERDGLGIDWPLDYKDLAPYYDKVEALIGVFGSNEGLENTPNSSPEVLLPPPKPRAYELLIKRACTRLKIPVIPAHRAILTQRQDVKKVPAMLHPEDARARGLLADAMGARLPCFYATPCGRGCSIKANYQSTTVHLPPALASGNLDILTDAMAREVTLGTDGKATGVNYIDKKTGQDGHAAGRVVVLAASGCESARILLNSKNASFPNGLANSSGKVGRYLMDSVGSDLLGQIPALENCPAYNEDGASGMHLYMPWWLYQEQQARRLDFPRGYHIELGGGREMPTAGIFDGLDDFTAGSYGRKLKQDARRYYGTFVGFAGRGEMIPNEDSYCEVDPDRKDAFGIPVLRFHFKWSAHEEKQAAHMQKTFAEIIEAMGGRVVGGPELDGKKAIDVGGSIIHEVGTTCMGAEPKHSVLNQYCQAWDVKNLFVTDGGPFVSNADKNPTLTIMANAWRACDYLLDQAKKGNL, from the coding sequence ATGGCTTTTATCACAAGCAGTAAAACCAAACCTTCCTATGATGTCATTGTGGTCGGCTCCGGTGCTGCCGGCGGTCAGAGCGCCTATGTGCTGGCAATGGCTGGGCTGAAGGTGTTGATGCTCGAAGCGGGCCGCAAGTACGACCCGGTCATGGAAACGCCGATGTTCAACACTTCCCACCAGGCTCCGCTTGGGGAGGCCGGAACGCCCGACAAACCGTTCGGGTTCTACGATGCGACCGTGGGCGGGGGTTGGACGGTGCCAAAGGAGCCGTACCTGGTGAAACGCAGCCGGCGAGGCCCCGGCTGGCACGAAGCCACCGACTCGGAAGTGGGCTGCACGGACCAGAATTTCATGTGGTGGCGTCCGCGCATGCTGGGCGGGCGGACCAATCATTGGGGCCGGATTGCTTTGCGGATGGGGCCTTATGATTTCAAACCGCGTGAGCGGGATGGTCTGGGAATCGATTGGCCGTTGGATTACAAGGACCTTGCCCCCTATTATGACAAAGTGGAAGCCCTCATCGGTGTTTTTGGCAGCAACGAAGGTCTCGAAAACACCCCCAACTCTTCCCCGGAAGTTCTTTTGCCTCCGCCTAAACCGCGCGCGTATGAGCTGCTTATCAAAAGAGCCTGCACTCGGCTCAAAATCCCGGTCATCCCGGCGCACCGCGCAATTCTTACCCAGAGGCAGGACGTGAAAAAGGTCCCGGCCATGCTGCATCCAGAGGATGCGCGGGCGAGGGGACTTTTGGCAGACGCTATGGGAGCACGGTTGCCTTGCTTCTATGCCACCCCCTGCGGGCGCGGCTGTTCCATTAAGGCGAACTACCAATCGACAACAGTGCACCTGCCGCCCGCGCTGGCTTCCGGCAATTTGGATATCCTGACCGACGCGATGGCGCGCGAAGTAACCCTCGGCACTGACGGCAAGGCAACTGGGGTCAATTATATTGACAAAAAGACCGGACAGGATGGGCATGCCGCGGGCCGGGTCGTTGTGCTGGCGGCGAGCGGGTGCGAGTCAGCTCGAATTCTTCTGAATTCCAAGAACGCATCGTTTCCCAACGGGCTTGCCAATAGCAGCGGCAAGGTGGGGCGGTACTTAATGGACTCCGTGGGCAGTGATCTGCTTGGGCAAATCCCCGCCCTCGAGAATTGCCCGGCTTACAATGAGGATGGGGCCTCCGGGATGCACCTGTACATGCCTTGGTGGTTGTACCAGGAGCAGCAGGCGCGGCGGCTCGATTTCCCGCGAGGTTACCACATCGAACTGGGTGGCGGGCGCGAGATGCCTACAGCGGGAATCTTTGACGGGCTGGACGATTTTACCGCCGGCAGCTATGGCCGCAAGCTCAAGCAAGACGCCCGGCGCTACTACGGCACATTCGTCGGCTTTGCTGGACGAGGCGAAATGATCCCCAATGAGGACAGCTATTGCGAAGTTGATCCGGACAGGAAAGATGCGTTTGGGATTCCCGTCCTGCGTTTTCATTTCAAATGGTCCGCGCACGAAGAAAAACAAGCTGCCCACATGCAGAAGACCTTTGCCGAGATAATCGAGGCGATGGGCGGGCGGGTTGTCGGTGGGCCGGAACTCGACGGCAAAAAGGCCATCGACGTCGGCGGCTCGATCATTCATGAAGTCGGCACAACGTGCATGGGCGCCGAACCGAAGCACTCGGTCCTTAACCAATACTGCCAGGCGTGGGATGTCAAAAACCTGTTTGTGACCGATGGCGGGCCGTTTGTCTCGAATGCAGACAAAAACCCGACGTTGACGATCATGGCCAATGCGTGGCGGGCTTGTGACTACCTGCTCGACCAGGCCAAAAAAGGAAATCTCTAA
- a CDS encoding gluconate 2-dehydrogenase subunit 3 family protein, which produces MTDPKRMDRREAIKWMLAATATVSMLDARSFGATRALSGYGRDPNLMEVYKPGDFWPLTFTAEQHRAVSALCDVILPADDRSPSASQLKVPDFIDEWISAPYERQQRDRKELLAGLAWLETESKKRFRCGFADLADAQKQRICDDICSLQKARPGFKKAAGFFRTFRNLAMSGFYTTPEGMKDLQYLGNVPLLKFDGPPPEVLAFLRLEGVPPHRT; this is translated from the coding sequence ATGACTGATCCAAAACGCATGGATAGGCGCGAGGCAATCAAATGGATGCTCGCCGCGACTGCCACTGTTTCAATGCTGGACGCCCGCAGTTTTGGCGCGACGCGCGCCCTGTCCGGTTATGGCCGGGACCCCAATTTGATGGAGGTCTATAAGCCGGGTGACTTCTGGCCGCTGACCTTTACTGCTGAGCAGCACCGGGCCGTGTCCGCGCTGTGCGATGTCATCCTGCCGGCAGACGACCGGTCGCCCAGCGCCAGCCAGCTCAAGGTGCCGGATTTCATTGACGAATGGATCAGCGCGCCCTACGAGCGCCAGCAGCGGGACCGTAAAGAGTTGCTGGCGGGCCTGGCCTGGTTGGAAACCGAATCGAAGAAACGATTCCGTTGCGGGTTTGCTGATTTGGCCGATGCGCAGAAGCAGCGCATCTGCGACGATATTTGCTCCCTGCAAAAGGCCCGGCCCGGATTCAAAAAGGCGGCTGGTTTCTTCCGGACCTTTCGGAACCTGGCGATGAGCGGGTTTTACACCACGCCCGAAGGGATGAAGGACCTGCAATACCTCGGTAATGTTCCGCTGCTGAAGTTCGATGGACCACCTCCAGAGGTATTGGCGTTCTTGAGACTCGAAGGAGTACCACCTCACAGAACTTGA